A genomic stretch from Capricornis sumatraensis isolate serow.1 chromosome 4, serow.2, whole genome shotgun sequence includes:
- the IL17RA gene encoding interleukin-17 receptor A, which translates to MGAPRRWARVFPGPPPGPSLLLFLLLLRPPGLGLASLRLLDHPAPVCSQEGLNCTVKNSTCLDDSWIHPRNLTPSSPKNVQTQLRFAHTQQGHLLPVVHIEWTLQTDASILYLEGAELSILQLSTNERLCVRFEFLTTLRHHHKRWRFAFSHFVVEPREEYEVTVHHLPKPIPDGDPNHQSRNFLVPDCKDPRMKDTTPCVSSGSLWDPNITVETLEAHQLRLSFTPWNESTSYQVLLHSFPPAENQSCFQHVVDMPVPAQEAAPQRCHITVTLRDSSWCCRHHVQIQPFFSSCLNDCLRHSVSVACPEVSHTPDHTPLWVSAFITGLSILLVGSVILLILCMTWRLPGFRQGKHEDGTNDTEILPAATSLSPPPLKPRKVWIVYSADHPLYVDVVLKFAQFLLTVCGTEVALDLLEEQAISEVGVMTWVGRQKQEVADSNSKIIVLCSRGTRAKWQAMLGWEDAAAVQLRCDRGQPAGDLFTAAMNMILPDFKRPACFGTYIVCYFSDISCEADVPDLFNITSRYELMDRFEEVYFRIQDLEMFEPGRMHRVGALAAQNYLQSPSGRQLREAVQRFRRWQAERPDWFELENLRSADGLDLPSLDEEAFEEEPLPEGGIVRQEPLVREPTSRDHVLVKLLLAGEGGGGLARLEPQPRPPGQPAAPTLQTMVVPVDRVPRAQVVEPVPQEVGSGAGRLALVEGEEACPLLGGQGPRRNSVLFLPVGRLPPPKENPSLQDLLKPPEEEQRRSVQSDQGYISRSSPQPPDDDDDDNGEGVGEEDGGQPLSPQGLESLRSLQLLLFFQELSKNPGLEPEGPPCEALPQLGR; encoded by the exons ATGGGGGCTCCGCGCCGCTGGGCGCGCGTGTTTCCCGGGCCCCCGCCGGGGCCGTCGCTCCTactcttcctcctgctcctgcGCCCTCCGGGCCTCGGTCTCGCCTCCCTGAGGCTCTTGGACCACCCGGCGCCCGTGTGCTCCCAGGAG GGGCTGAACTGCACAGTCAAGAACA GTACCTGCCTGGACGACAGCTGGATCCACCCTCGGAACCTCACCCCCTCATCCCCCAAAAACGTGCAGACCCAGCTGCGCTTCGCCCACACGCAGCAAGGACACTTGCTTCCCGTGGTTCACATCGAGTGGACGCTGCAGACAGATG CCAGCATCCTCTACCTGGAAGGGGCAGAGCTGTCCATCCTGCAGCTGAGCACCAACGAGCGTCTGTGTGTCAGGTTTGAGTTTCTGACCACACTGAGGCATCATCACAAGCGG TGGCGATTTGCCTTCAGCCACTTCGTGGTAGAACCCAGAGAGGAGTACGAGGTGACCGTCCACCACCTGCCTAAGCCCATCCCTGACGGGGACCCAAACCACCAATCCAGAAACTTCCTGGTGCCCG ACTGCAAGGACCCCAGGATGAAGGACACCACGCCATGCGTGAGCTCAG GCAGCCTGTGGGACCCCAACATCACCGTGGAGACCCTTGAGGCCCACCAGCTGCGGCTGAGCTTCACCCCGTGGAATGAGTCCACCAGTTACCAGGTCCTGCTGCACAGCTTCCCGCCTGCGGAGAACCAGAGCTGCTTCCAACATGTTGTCGACATGCCCGTG CCCGCACAGGAAGCCGCCCCGCAGCGCTGCCACATCACGGTCACCCTGCGGGACTCCAGCTGGTGCTGCCGCCACCACGTGCAG ATCCAGCCCTTCTTCAGCAGCTGCCTCAACGACTGCCTCCGACACTCGGTGTCCGTGGCCTGCCCGGAGGTCTCACACACCCCAG ACCACACGCCCCTGTGGGTGTCTGCGTTCATCACAGGCCTCTCCATCCTACTGGTGGGCTCCGTCATCCTGCTGATCCTCTGCATGACCTGGAGGCTACCAG GGTTCCGTCAAGGAAAACATGAAGATGGCACCAACGACACAG AGATCCTGCCCGCTGCCACCAGCCTGAGCCCCCCGCCCCTGAAGCCCAGGAAGGTCTGGATCGTCTACTCCGCCGACCACCCCCTCTACGTGGACGTGGTCCTCAAGTTCGCCCAATTCCTGCTCACCGTGTGTGGCACCGAAGTGGCCCTGGACCTGCTGGAGGAGCAAGCCATCTCAGAGGTAGGGGTCATGACCTGGGTGGGGCGCCAGAAGCAGGAAGTGGCAGACAGCAACTCCAAGATCATCGTCCTGTGCTCCCGAGGCACCCGGGCCAAGTGGCAGGCGATGCTTGGCTGGGAGGACGCCGCCGCCGTGCAGCTCCGCTGCGACCGCGGGCAGCCGGCGGGGGACCTGTTCACGGCGGCCATGAACATGATCCTGCCGGACTTCAAGAGGCCGGCCTGCTTCGGCACCTATATCGTCTGCTACTTCAGCGACATCAGCTGCGAGGCGGACGTGCCCGACCTGTTCAACATCACCTCCCGCTATGAGCTCATGGACCGGTTCGAGGAGGTCTACTTCCGCATCCAGGACCTGGAGATGTTCGAGCCGGGCCGCATGCACCGCGTGGGGGCGCTCGCGGCCCAGAACTACCTGCAGAGCCCCAGCGGCCGGCAGCTCCGCGAGGCAGTGCAGCGCTTCCGTCGCTGGCAGGCCGAGCGCCCGGACTGGTTCGAACTGGAGAACCTCCGCTCGGCGGACGGCCTGGACCTCCCGTCCCTGGACGAGGAGGCCTTCGAGGAGGAGCCGCTGCCCGAAGGAGGGATCGTCCGGCAGGAGCCGCTGGTGCGGGAGCCCACCTCCCGGGACCACGTGCTGGTGAAGCTGCTCCTCGCCGGGGAAGGAGGGGGCGGCCTGGCACGGCTGGagccccagccccggcccccGGGGCAGCCGGCAGCCCCAACGCTCCAGACCATGGTGGTCCCGGTGGACAGGGTCCCTCGGGCTCAGGTAGTGGAGCCCGTCCCACAGGAGGTGGGGAGCGGCGCTGGCCGGCTGGCCCTGGTGGAGGGAGAAGAGGCCTGCCCGCTGTTGGGGGGCCAGGGTCCCCGGCGGAACAGCGTTCTCTTCCTCCCCGTGGGGCGGCTCCCGCCCCCCAAGGAGAACCCGAGCCTCCAGGACCTGCTCAAGCCCCCCGAGGAGGAGCAGCGGCGGTCTGTGCAGTCGGACCAGGGCTATATCTCCAGGAGCTCCCCGCAGCCCCCCGACGACGACGACGACGACAACGGGGAGGGGGTCGGGGAGGAGGACGGGGGGCAGCCGCTGTCCCCCCAGGGCCTGGAGAGCCTGCGCAGCCTCCAGCTGCTGCTCTTTTTCCAGGAGCTTAGCAAGAACCCGGGCCTTGAGCCCGAGGGGCCGCCATGCGAGGCCCTCCCCCAGCTGGGGCGGTGA